In Alnus glutinosa chromosome 7, dhAlnGlut1.1, whole genome shotgun sequence, the sequence cactttgttttgcttttctcATTTCATGACCTGATTTCTCTCCTCCTTTATATTctgacttttcttttctcttttgtttttagcATGATTATTCTACACCTAACTCTTCCCTCTTTCTCACATTGGCCGACAACCACCATTTGGCTTAGTTTTGTTCTATTTTATCATATTTTCCATCtgattctcttttccttttaattaatattgtatgGACTTCACTctattgtgccttggtgttatGTCATTGTTATGTAatgtgagtgtaaggatcactctCCTTTTAACAACAAGCAGCAAACTCCAGTATCAGACTTGGTCGtttcttacaaattaaaatTCCCAACCAGATCGATGAAGCACTCTTGTCTCAATTCCAAGTGGATTTTGTTCATATTCTTTCACGGAATACTTCTTTTGTTTATGAGCTCAAGTTTGAAATCTGCAAGAATTCTTTCTTTCGCAGATGAGACTGATCGCCTGGCGTTGCTTGACTTCAAGAAACGGATTAGTGAAGACCCACTTCAAATCATAAGCTCATGGAATGACTCCACCCATTTCTGCAACTGGTTTGGTGTTACATGCAGCCCCTCCAGTAAAAGAGTGATGGTTCTGAACCTGGAAGCTCAAAGATTGGGTGGCTCCATAGCACCTTCTATCGGAAATCTTACTTATCTTACTGGAATCAACCTGAGAAACAACAACATCTATGGCGAAATTCCTCAAGAAGTGGGAAGACTTCGGCGTCTGCAGCTTCTCAACTTGAGTTACAATTCGCTTGGTGGGAAACTTCCAACAAATCTAAGCCACTGTACACAACTTAGAGTGCTTCGTGTTGATAGCAACAGACTTGTTGGGCAGATTCCAGAGCAGTTTAGTTTATTGTCAAAGTTGGTTTGTCTAAATCTTGGTTTGAATAACCTTACAGGAACTATCCCAACGTGGATAGGGaacttttcttctttgaaaaatcttTCCTTTCTCCAGAACAATCTAGAAGGGACCATACCTAGCGAGCTTGGCCGTCTATCAAGCTTGGGAGTTCTTCAACTTTCTGTAAATAATTTGTCTGGTACGATCCCTCCTCTAATGTATAATATATCTTCCATTTACAATTTCTTTGTTGCTCAAAACCAGCTGCATGGAAGCCTTCCACCAGATGTTGGCCTTACTCTTCCTAACCTTGAAGAATTTGCCGGAGGTCTTAATAGCTTCACAGGACCAATACCCCTGTCATTGTCAAATGCTTCTAGACTCAGAATACTTGACATTTCTGAAAATGGTCTCACTGGGACGGTGCCTCAAAATCTAGCAAGATTGCGTGGCTTGGTCATACTTAATTTCGCGGGAAATAAACTTGGAAATGGGAAAGTTGGTGACCTGAATTTTCTCAGTTTTTTGTCTAACTGTACTAGTTTGGAGGACTTGGGCCTTGATAGGAATAAATTTGGTGGAGTACTGCCCAGCTCCATAGCAAACCTTTCCTCCCAGCTGAATTGGCTTACTTTGGGTAGCAATATGATACATGGCGGCATCCCCATTGGGATTGGGAACCTTGTTAACTTGATCGCTCTGGgattagaaaaaaattatttgggagGTCCTCTCCCGGATGTTCTTGGGAAGCTCCAGCAATTACAGATACTAGACTTGAGCAGTAACAAATTTTCAGGGCCGATCCCGTTCTCCATAGGTAACTTAACTAAATTGATAAATCTCAATATGGAGGAGAATAAATTTGAGGGAAGTATACCTGCAAGCCTAGGAAACTGCCAAAACTTGCTTCTACTAAACCTTTCTACTAACAATCTCAATGGTATCATACCAAAAGAGGTTATTGGTATTTCTTCCCTTTCGATTTCTTTGGTTATGTCTCATAATTCTTTGACAGGTACGCTTCCATTTGAAGTGGGTAACTTAGAAAATCTTGGTGAGTTGGATCTCTCTGAGAATAGATTATATGGTGAAATCCCTGCTTCCCTTGGTAGTTGTACTAGTTTGGAAGGTTTATATTTGGAGGGTAATTCATTTGAAGGAGCAATTCCTCCATCTTTGGAGACACTAAGAGGTTTAGAAGAAATTGATCTTTCGCGCAATAACTTTTCGGGGCAAATTCCTGAATTTCTCAGCAAGTTTTTGTCGCTTAAGCATCTTAATCTTTCTCATAATGATCTCGAGGGGAAAGTGCCAAGTGAAGGGAATTTTTTGAATGCAAGTGCAATTTCAATCTTTGGAAATGACAAGCTATGTGGTGGCGTCCCAGAATTACTTTTACCAAAATGCCATAGAAAGAGTCAACGTTCATCCATGAAACGCCTTGCACTTAAAGTTGTAATTCCTGTCATGTTGGTAATTGTTCTATTGTGTTTTTTCCTCACATTTTATATAGttaaaaaatggagaaagagaCCTTCGGTCACATCTTCCTTAAAGGATTGGCGATTGGCATGTATATCTTATGCAGAACTCCAAGCATCAACTAATGATTTCTCTGTGGACAATTTGATCGGTTCAGGTAGTTTTGGTTCTGTATACAAAGGAGTTCTTTTTAGCAATGGAGCAATTGTTGCAGTTAAAGTGTTAAACCTTCAACAACGAGGAGCTTCCAAGAGTTTCATTGATGAATGCAATGCTTTGAAAAGTTTACGCCATCGTAATCTTCTTAAGATTATCACTGCTTGCTCAAGCATTGATCATCAAGGGAACGACTTTAAAAGTTTAGTGTTTGAGTTCATGTCTAATGGAAGCCTAGACCAATGGCTGCATCCTTTAAAGGATGAGCAACATCAATGTAAGAGATTGAGCTTTATTCAGAGAATAAACATAGCCATTGATGTTGCTTATGCGTTGGaatatcttcatcttcattgtGAAACGCCAATTGTTCACTGTGATATAAAGCCAAGCAATGTCCTCCTTAATGAAGATATGGTAGCACATGTCGGTGACTTTGGATTAGCAAAGTTCATCTTTGAAGCATCACATAATCCCTCCAAAAATGAAACCTTGTCAGAGTCCTTGTCAATTGCGTTGAAAGGTTCCGTTGGGTACATTCCTCCAGGTATGTTTTCAATCTGCAATAACTCGGCTCTATTAAGTCTTACACATCAAACATGAATGAGAGGTTAAGCCtaattttgataagattaatttttaattcctgtatatatatatatatatatcaagggaAAAGTTCAATACTCAAGGCCATGGGAAATAAgtacttcattttctttcataaaaaaataaaattgttgaatAGTAGTAAATATGCGTTAGTGAATAAATTGTTTAAGTTTAGAAGACTATTGTATCTTAGTGATCATTTATTAGTACATTGCAGAGTATGGGTTGGGTGGCCAAGTTTCCGTACTTGGAGATATTTACAGCTATGGGGTACTCTTGCTGGAGATGTTTACTGGAAAAAGACCTACGGATGATATGTTCAAAGATGGCCTGAGCATTCACAAGTTCATTGCAATGGCTTTGCCGGAACATGTCATGGATATAGTGGACTCGTCAATGCCCTTtgaagaaagtgaagaagatgCTGATGATGAGACAAATAACGATGACATAGAAGAAGGTGCAATAATCGAAGAAGTTGATCGACATTTCAATGCCAGAAGCAGAATGGAGGATTGCTTGCTCTCAGTGTTGCGGATTGGACTGATTTGCTCTGCAACATCACCTCATGAGCGGTTGCCTGCAACTGATGTCGTCAACAAACTGAGGGCAATTAGAGACGCGTGCATTTTGACGTTGTCCAGCGTACATCACCGAGGACAAACATAAATACCAATTACACCACGGGTCAATAAGATAACGCCCACCCCAATGCATGGTCAAGCTGAAGTTGAAGATGTCATTATGGTTATCATTTgtgttttatcttcttcttttcttacttttatttcttatttaataaGTGGTAGGACTTTATAATTAGGTGATGTACTTTATGAGACGTACTCTCTAATAGCTTGGTGAGACTTCTGTGTTTTCTTGCCTCCTATTGTGTTTTCCATTAGTGCTTTTGTCCTCTATGAATTTACAATGAATGCAATGAATTAGTTTTGCGCTTCTGGGTGTATATAATTAAGGTGTATTCTCACAATGATCAAGTATCTAATGTTTGTTTTGAGTTACAGGACTAAAACAGAGGCGTCAAAAAGAGTACGGATATTGAAATGCTACTGACCTCATTGTATTTGTTCAGATTTGTTGTGAGTGATGAACCTTAACCAAGTGGAAACATAAGTTGGATGTGTATCTTGTAGAGACATTCAGCGGCATTATTTTGTGGCACTGAATGTCTCCTACCAGATTGGTGTGTCCACAGTATATAATCTGGTCATTTTTGGCATGTCTTTAGATGTTTTATAAGGGTGTTATTTTTAACTATGATGTACGTGGCTCCTTTTCAGAAATGTCCTTACTCCTTAAGTGACTAACATTTTTAAGGGAGGAATAATACATCTTGACTGAGTTGTAGGGTAATCCTATTAAGCTTTTCTTGTTGCATGAATGATCAAACAGAATGGTTTTACATGTAAATTTCTTTCATGGAGAAATGCACAATTATACTGGCATTTAGGATGCTAGCTATAGCAATTCCTTATGTGATCCTTTAGTTGTTTAAAGGGATTTTGACTAAAAATGTATTAagttttccttttatctttATAGTTAGCTGTTGTCAACTTAAAAAGGGTCATCTATACCCATTAACAGCCAATATATCCTCAAAGATGGTGTGCTAAAGATTTTAGCAGTTTATTATCCATTTTATGAAGAAGTCCTTTCAATGGACTCTAATAACTCTAGATTATGACTCTAACTCTATTAAGAATAATCGGAATCAAACTCCGGCCTTATCGGAGATTATTCGTTATTGGACTCTAACATAAATACTGAATAATTATAATCACATCATTCCCTTCCCCTAACAAATTTTCTTGTCcccaaagaaaaatttaaaaaactagtCTTGCAATCCCTTAAAACCATTCTAAAAATATCGTATGACAgttattaaaataacaattattaaaaatcaCTAAGGCATGTTCTCCATTCCATtattaaatgatgattttttttttaattgaataaagaAAGGATTACATGGAAGGATCCTTTCCACTCCTCATCCTAATGGAAGAAAGAGTAGATGATtctaaaaacgaaaaaaaatggGGTGGGCTTTACAACTACACACCTAACACAAACCAAAACAGTACgaaaatatataattacaaaatgTAGAAAATTGGTCAAACAAATGACCTAGTTCTCTCAATTGACCGCACAAGGCggttacaaaaacaaaaaaggcatAGAAAAGGGCGAACATATCTAAACCCCCATTTGAGATCAGCAATAACCCCTAAAACAAAGTTGAAGCTGAAAATGCACTATCGTAATTATACATGGCGATTGCTTACATAGAAAAGTGacttttttcaataacaaaatCTTGGAAGAGGAAAATTCTACATGGAAAAATGCCCACTTATCCAACTAATTCTCCCATTTCCTATTTAGCCCACTGGGGGAGTGTTCTTTTTGTTGGATACGTCTTGCTTCCCCATCTCAAATTTATGAGCTTCTTTGTACTTTTATTTATGTGCTGAAtatagaaaagcaaaaaaattgattaaactCAAAAACTATAAGCAGCCAATACAAATAATCAAATCTATTGGTGTTTATGTTTTGGGATAACCATATTGGCTGCCCTGTTTCTGACAATACAAATAATCTAATATAGTGGCTGCAAATTAAGCAACCTAAACCCAGCAGCTAGAGCAGAATAAGTAGATCCTATGCTCTTCATGGCATCTGGGGCTTCCTCATATAAGAATTCTTAGTATTGAATCAGGCAATATTGAATCAACAACCAGTACGACTCCTCTTCTCTCCTTTGGCATAATGATGAAACAAAGGAAAATATCTAATTTTCCTGTTTAAACGACTCCAATCATTTGGAGTCGTTTATGAGCATGAGCATGTTCATTGCAATGGCTTTGCCGGAACGTGTCATGGATATAGTAGACTCGTCAATGCCATTtgaagaaagtgaagaagatgCTGATGATGAAACAAATAATGATGACATAGAAGAAGGCGCAATAATCACAGAAGTTGATCGTCATTTCAATGCCAGAAGCAAAGTGGAGGATTGTTTGGTCTCAGTGTTTCAGATTGGACTGTTGTGCTCTGCAACATCACCTCATGAGCGGTTGCCCACAACTGATGTCGTCAACAAACTGAGGGTAATTAGAGACGCATGCATTTTGACGTTGTCCAGAATACATCACCGAGGACAAACATAACTGCCAATTACACCACAGGTTAATAAGATAACGCCCACCCAAATGCATGGTCAAGCTGAAGTTTAAGAAGTCGTTCACATCTGAAGTTGAAGATGTCTTTATTGTTATCATTTatgttttatcttcttcttttcttacttttatttcttattgAATAAGTGGTAGGACTTTATAAGGTGATGTAATTTATGAGACGTACTCTCTGATAGCTTGGTGAGACTTCTGTGTTTTCTTGCCTCCTATTATGTTTTCCATTAGTGCTTTTGTCCTCTGTCAATTCACAATGAATGTAATGAATTAGTTTTGCGCTTCTGGGTGTATATTATTAAGGTGTATTCTGACAATGATCAAGTATCTAATGTTTGTTTTGAGTTATAGGACTAAAACAGAGGTGTCAAAAAGAGTACGGATATTGAAATGCTACTAACCTCATTGTATTTGTTCAGATTTGTTGTGAGTGATGAACCTTAACCAAGAGGAAACATAAGTTGGATGTGTTTCTTGTAGGAGACATTCAGTGGCATTATTTTGTGGCACTGAATGTCTCCTACGTACCAGAATACTGGTGTGCCCACAGTATATAATCTGGTCATTTTTGGCATGTCTTTAGATGTCTTATAAGggtgttatttttaattatgatGTACGTGGCTCCTTTTCAGAAATGTCCTTACTACTTAAGTGACTAACATTTTTAAAGGAGGAATAATACATCTTGACTGAGTTGTAGGGTAATCCTATTAAGCTTTTCTTGTTGCATGAATGATCAAACAGAATGGTTTTACATGTAAATTTCTTTCATGGAGAATGCACAATTATATTGGCATTTAGGATGCTAGCTATAGCAATTCCTTATGTGATCCTTTAGTTGTTTAAAGGGATTTTTGACTAAAAATGTATTAagttttccttttatctttATAGTTAGCTGTTGTCAACTTAAAAAGGGTCATCTATACCCATTAACAGCCAATATATCCTCAAAGATGGTGTGCTAAAGATTTTAGCAGTTTATTATCCATTTTATGAAGAAGTCCTTTCAATGGACTCTAATAACTCTAGATGATGACTCTAACTCTATTAAGAATAATCGGAATCAAACTCCTTATTGGAGATTATTCGTTATTGGACTCTAACATAAATACTGAATAATTATGATCACATCATTCCCTTCTCCTAACAAATTTTCTTGTCcccaaagaaaaatttaaaaaactagtCTTGCAATCCCTTAAAACCATTCTAAAAATATCATATGACAgttattaaaataacaattattaaaaatcaCTAAGGCGTGTTCTCCATTCCATtattaaatgatgattttttttttttttaattgaataaagaAAGGATTAGATGGAAGGATCCTTTCCACTCCTCATCCCAATGGAAGAAAGAGTAGATGATTCTACAAACGAAAAAAATGGGGTGGGCTCTACAACAACACACCTAACACAAACCAAAACAATGCgaaaatatataattacaaaatgTAAGAAATTGATCAAACAAATGACCTAGTTCTCTCAATCGACCGCACAAAGCggttacaaaaacaaaagaggcaCAGAAAAGGACGAACCTATTTGAACCCCCATTTGAGATCAACAACAACCCCTAAAACAAAGTTGAAGCTGAAAATGTACTGTCGTAATTATACATGGTGATTGCTTACATAGAAAAGTGacttttttcaataacaaaatCTTGGAAGAGGAAAATTCTACATGGAAAAATGCCCACTTATCCAACTAATTCTCCCATTTCCTATTTAGCCCACTGGGGGAGTGTTCCTTTTGTTGGATACGTCTTGCTTCCCCATCTCAAATTTATGAGCTTCTTTGTACTTTTATTTATGTGCTGAAtatagaaaagcaaaaaaattgattaaactCAAAAACTATAAGCAgccaatacaaaaaattaaatctattggtgtttttgttttggtacaACCATATTGGCTGCCCTGTTTCTGCCAatacaaataatcaaatataGCGGCTGCAAATTAAGCAACCTAAACCCAGCAGCTAGAGCAGAATAAGCAGATCCTATGCTCTTCATGGCATCTGGGGCTTCCTCATATAGGAATTCTTAGTATTGAATTAGGCAATATTGAATCAACAACCAGTACGACTCCTCTTCTCTCCTTTGGCATAATGATGAAACAAAGGAAAATAATCTAATTTTCCTGTTTAAACGACTCCAATCATTTGGAGTCGTTTATGAGCTAAAGCAACTTCAACCATTTGGAGCCGTTTATTGTTCAAATGTTTAGAGTTGTTTTCACCAAATCGACTTTAATTGGAGTAGTTTGAATAATAATCGGGACAATGAGGCATTTTACgatatttgtttatgtttttttttaaaaaaaaaatccatatgaacataaattataattgtattttaaaagtattttaagaaatttatattACAATATAATTTTACGAGGGTTCCACatattcaatggtaaatttacCAATCTCTTGTACGAAGATGGACAAGAGATCGATAGGCAAAAGATGgaaaccaaatatttttctaattctATTCACTAGCGTATTGCACTGTATATGAAACTGATGAAtagtaataactatttcattccatctTCTTCAATTCCCGATAATagctattatttttttgataaaatagacatTCTACGTTTTAAATATGCTATTATTATCGTTTGgattaaaattttgtattttttatttgagtgtatttttgtcattttacgTCTAAAAAATGCATATTCTATCGTTTAATTAATAAAAGGCCCTCAATTGATCCAAATTAAACACAACAATCCTATCGTTTATATTGGACTCCAATGGGCTACCACTGGGTTGTAGTACGGGGAATAATATTCACTccatttaaaatgaaatgaaaactaTCTATTTTATGGTCATGATTTAAAGCTGATGcatttaataatgtatataattttacattatttaaaattttaaaaaacgtgctaacattgacttcatatacactattaagggcatcaattttaaatcttgacattttatttattaaatgaaatggagaagtAAATAGGATCCTACCGCCAATTTCTTGTACGGCCAGGTTAGGTTCTATTTGACGGTCACAAAGTATGGTTTCCGTTAATTTGCCATTGTGGAGTACTTCCTCTGTGtaatgtaaaaatataattataccTCTACTTTATAATCAAATGGAGAGAATTCAAATTCACTTCCTCTTTGAGAATTGTTGGTATGGCCGTTAAGAAGCATAGTGATGTGGCCCACTTGTTGCCATACTAGTTCTGGGCTTTGACAATGATAcagtttgaagaaattaaaaaaaaatatatattctctaATAAGTAATTTGCAATGTTTAAGTGAcagtttaattaataattattattattttttttaaaaaaaataataattaatttaaaaattaattgttacTGCCatgttaataaaattttaagataaTACGTACGTGCTGCAACTATTGCCTGGTTCTCTGTT encodes:
- the LOC133874017 gene encoding probable LRR receptor-like serine/threonine-protein kinase At3g47570, whose translation is MKHSCLNSKWILFIFFHGILLLFMSSSLKSARILSFADETDRLALLDFKKRISEDPLQIISSWNDSTHFCNWFGVTCSPSSKRVMVLNLEAQRLGGSIAPSIGNLTYLTGINLRNNNIYGEIPQEVGRLRRLQLLNLSYNSLGGKLPTNLSHCTQLRVLRVDSNRLVGQIPEQFSLLSKLVCLNLGLNNLTGTIPTWIGNFSSLKNLSFLQNNLEGTIPSELGRLSSLGVLQLSVNNLSGTIPPLMYNISSIYNFFVAQNQLHGSLPPDVGLTLPNLEEFAGGLNSFTGPIPLSLSNASRLRILDISENGLTGTVPQNLARLRGLVILNFAGNKLGNGKVGDLNFLSFLSNCTSLEDLGLDRNKFGGVLPSSIANLSSQLNWLTLGSNMIHGGIPIGIGNLVNLIALGLEKNYLGGPLPDVLGKLQQLQILDLSSNKFSGPIPFSIGNLTKLINLNMEENKFEGSIPASLGNCQNLLLLNLSTNNLNGIIPKEVIGISSLSISLVMSHNSLTGTLPFEVGNLENLGELDLSENRLYGEIPASLGSCTSLEGLYLEGNSFEGAIPPSLETLRGLEEIDLSRNNFSGQIPEFLSKFLSLKHLNLSHNDLEGKVPSEGNFLNASAISIFGNDKLCGGVPELLLPKCHRKSQRSSMKRLALKVVIPVMLVIVLLCFFLTFYIVKKWRKRPSVTSSLKDWRLACISYAELQASTNDFSVDNLIGSGSFGSVYKGVLFSNGAIVAVKVLNLQQRGASKSFIDECNALKSLRHRNLLKIITACSSIDHQGNDFKSLVFEFMSNGSLDQWLHPLKDEQHQCKRLSFIQRINIAIDVAYALEYLHLHCETPIVHCDIKPSNVLLNEDMVAHVGDFGLAKFIFEASHNPSKNETLSESLSIALKGSVGYIPPEYGLGGQVSVLGDIYSYGVLLLEMFTGKRPTDDMFKDGLSIHKFIAMALPEHVMDIVDSSMPFEESEEDADDETNNDDIEEGAIIEEVDRHFNARSRMEDCLLSVLRIGLICSATSPHERLPATDVVNKLRAIRDACILTLSSVHHRGQT